The sequence CGCTACCTCGCTGCGGGCGCCCATTTCGGCAAGGTCGTCCTCACCCTCCCATGACCCGGCGGACCCGCATTCGCTGCGGCGAACTGATCGCCTTCGACGGCGCTGAGCATCGCCTTCTGCGCAATGTCGATCTCGTTGTCCGCGACGACCGGGTGGAGTCGATCGGGAATGCGGCGGGCCCGTTTGATGCTGAGATCGATGCGAGTCACCGGCTGGTGTCGCCGGGGTTTGTCAACCTCCATCTCCACTCGGGGTCGACGGTGGCGACGCGGCTTGTCACCGAGCGGCGCTACCCCTCGCTGTTTAATGCCGGCTATCTGGCGTTCAGCCCGAGGAAAGGCGCCACCCCGATTGGCGCTGGGGAGCGCGCCGAAATCGGGGGACGAGCGACTGCGGTAGAACTGCTGAAGTCGGGCTGCACGACTGTCGTCGACCTCGGCCAAGGCTGCGACCCCGAGGCGATGGCAACAATCTTCGGCGAGCTCGGCATCCGTGCCTACCTCGCGCCCGGGTTCCGCTCTGGCGCGCATGTCTTTGTCGACGGCCGTCTCGAGATCGAGTGGTTCCCCGACGAGGGGCTGGCCGCCCTGCGGGCAGCGGTGGCGTTTATCGAACGGCACGCCGGGCGCTTCAACGGCCGAATCCAAGGAATGCTCTTCCCCTACCAAGGCGACACCTGCACCGACCGGCTCCTTCAGGAGACGAAGGCGGCGGCCCGAGCGCTCGGGGTGAAGATGCAGATGCACGCCGCCCAAAGCCTCTATGAACTCCACGAGATGCTCCGGCGCACCGGGAAGACGACCATCCAGCATTTCGCTGAAATCGGCTTTCTCGGCCCCGACCTGATCCTCGCCCATTGCCCTTTCATCACCGGCCATCCGTCGACCGGGCTGCCGGGGGACGAAGACCTGCGCCTCCTCGGGGCGTTTGGGGTCGCCGTCTGCCACAGTCCCACCACCCTCTTTCGGCGCGGCCATCTCCTCCGTTCTTTCGACCGCTACCGAGCGGCGGGCGTCACCCTTGCGCTCGGCACCGACCACTATCCCCGCGACATGATGCATGAGATGCGCCTCGCTTCTCTGATGGGAAAAGTCGCGGAGAACGACCCTGGCGCGGCGGATTCACTCGCCGTTTTCAATGCAGCGACCATCGGCGGTGCCACCGCCCTGGGCCGCCCCGATCTGGGACGGCTATACCCGGGCGCTAAGGCAGACCTCCTCGTCATCGATCTTCGCCGGATCGGCGCCGCCCCGCTGCGGGATCCTGTTCAGGATCTTGTGCTGACGGGGATACCCTCCGACATCAAACTGGTGATGATCGACGGCCGCGTCGTCTGCGAGAACGGCGTCGTCCCCGGTATCGATGAGGATCGGCTTGTCGCCGAACTCCAAGCGAATGCCGAGGCGATCTTCGCGACGATCCCCAACTGGCACCCGACTGGCGGAACAGTGGAGGAGGTCGCGCCGCGTTTCCTCAAGCCGATGGACGTCTATCGGTATACGCCGCCGGCCTGAGGCTCGAGCGCGAAACGGCGGGCGCGCGCGGAGCGCGCATTCTCGCCGAGGCCTCGCCCGGTGAGCGCGCCGCGCCTTTACCGGCGCCGAAAGACAATGGTCATGATCTGCCGCGCGTCTGGCCCCTGACAGATGCTGTTGCTCTGCACATCGACAGGACCGCCGATTTGGGTCTCTCCGTCCCAGAGCGTGACCGTCCACGTCTGGTCGATGGGACGCGGCTGCAGCGTGAAGTCCGTCCAGCCGGGGTCGTATTGACCGGGCGCACCAGTGCGCGCCGAGGGGATCGGCGCCCCCGTGTGCCCTGCCCACGTGACGCGGGCGATAAGCCCGTTCACCGGATTGCCCGCAGCATCCCGAACTTGGATCCGGATCTGCGTCAGCGCGCAGTTCGGCAGATAGGAGATGCTCTCCACCGCGTAGGGCAGCGCGCTCGCGGGGGTCGGCGTGGCAGCAGGGGCGGCTGTCGGGGTCGGGCTGGCGTGGGACGCAGCGAGGTTGACGACCGGCAAAGCCGCCGGCTTGTAGTTGTACGGCTGCGGACCGATCGCCTCGCCGGGAAGGATCCCTGCCTCCTTGGCCACATCGCCGCCGTTCGCCAGCACCACTTGGCCCGCGCGTGCCCAAGGCACGTCGATCTTCCACTGCTGGAACACTGTCCGCTGCGCGCGTACCACGATGACGTTGCTGAATTCCTGCACCCCCATCGGCAAGCCATACTGGGTGACAGGGTCAGGCGCGGCGAGATAGGCGCTCCTGAGGGCGGGGTAGGGGTTGAGGATCGCGAGGTGGTTTTGGACGATCGCCGGCCACTCCTTGCCCTGATCAGACTGCCAGTCGTTTGATTTCGGGACGTTGCGCACCGTCAGCAGCCAGTCATCCTTGCCGGCCCGCGACAATTGGTCGAACACGTTGATGAAGACCACGGCGCCGCCTTGGTCGGGACGGTACTGGAAGATCACTTTTTGGAACGCTTGGCTGACAAAGCCGTCCCACAGAAAGCGATGGGAGACAGGGTAGCCGACGGCATTCACCCCGCCATAGCGCTGGAACCACGTCCAGAACGGCACCCCATCAGCGTCGGTGACGGTATAGCCGTAGACGCCGCCCGCGTCGCGACCGTTCGCTTGGCTGTAGAACCAGCCGCCTTCCACGGGATAGTCGTTGCGGCCCTCGGTGCCCGGAGGACGAGTAGGCGGAAGGGGGGTGGCTGTCGCCGCTTGGCCGGGAGGAGAGGTTGTCCGGCCGCCCGGCTGCGGAGCGCTTGCAGGCTGCTGAAGCGTCGCCGGCGCGTCGCCGTCTTCAATCAGGAACACGGCATCGAGAAAGGCTTGGTTCCGACCGCCGCCGCCGTTTTCCACCTTGATGAAGACGGTCATGCGGTCGCCGGCGGCTGCGGCGCGGACGACTGGCGCGTCACCGATCTCGATCGTCGCCCACTTTTCTCCCGCGTAGCGCGTTCCCCACACCACGGTCGGCGCGCGCGGGTCGGTGCCGCCGGTCGGGTCGAGCCCAATCGTTCGAACCATCGGGCCGCCGCCGTTCACTTTCGCCGCCGTTGCCAGCCACGCCTTGTAATACTTGCCGGGGGTGACGCTGCGCCGCTGATAGATCCCCGCGACAAAGGAGGAGCCATCCGACCAGAGCGTCTGCGAGGTGGCGCCCTCGATCTTTTCGACGAAGGCCGGGCTGAGTGCGGCCGTATCCCGGAATGAGAGCGAGCCGCTCAGGACGAACGGCGTCCACCCCTTTCCCACTTCTCCCCCCTCATAGGGGTCGAACCCTTGCTCAAAGCTGTAATTGACAATCAGGTTGCGCGGCGACTGCGCCCCTGCCGGGAGCGTCGCGGCGAACCCGACCGCAACGGCGAGAAGGAGAACGGCTGCTCGCACAAACACCCTCCAGGCGCGAATGGTGCGACAGGTGGGGATTATGGCAGCCACCCAAGCAAGGTACAAGCAGGCTGGCTCGCTCGGAAAGGGTGGTATACTGACTGCGTACGCGTGTCGGTGCGTCAGCGTCTTTCGCACCACCAGCCTAGCATTCAGAGGATTGTTCATGCTGCTCAAAGTCGCGCTGCACGCGCACACGGTGCGCAGCGACGGCACGCTCACCCCGAACGAACTGCTGCGACGCTATGCGGAGCATGGGTTTGATGTCGTCGCCATCACCGACCATGATATGGAGCTGACCGAGGAGGAGCTGGCGCGGCTGACAGTCCCTGACGGGCTGCTCGTGCTGCGCGGGAGCGAGGTCTCTTACCAGCAGCTGTATTGGCAGCATGTCGGCCATATTTGGGGCGAGACGAAACTGCTTCGCATCCTCAACCACCCGCGCCGCTATGGGATGACCGCTGAGCAGGTGGCGCGCGCGGTCAAGGAGCACCGCTTCGACGCTTTTGAGATCACCAACCACGGCGTCTACTGCCCCCAATATGAAAGCCTGCTTCTTCCTCGGGTGGCGACCGATGATTGCCACTATCCCGAGATGATGAACCGCGCTTGGATGCTCGTTGAGGTCAAGGAGCGAAGCGGAGACGCCGTGATCGACGCCATCCTCCGGGGCGACGCCGACGTCGTCATCCGAGATGGCCCCAAACCTGCACCGCGACAGGCGTGATCCGAACGGTCGGATTGACCGCGATCTCCGGCATCATGCGGTACTGGGGATACTTCTCCCGCAGCAGGCGCAACGCGGCCTCCCGCTCTTCCCCCTCGCGAACGAGCGAGGCGATCCCCCGGATCTGGACATATCCCAGCTGGGACCAATCCTCTGCCCACCGGTCGATCACGACCCCGACATTCGGCCGGGCGATCAGGTTCCGAACCCGTTTCAGCCGCTCGACAGGAACGCGCTTCGGCTTCGCATCGAGCGGCATCCAGAGTGCCCCCTGATAAAGGACGTAGCAGAAGGGGACGAGATAGGGGAAGCCGTCGTCGCCGATCGTCGCCAAGCGGCCAACCCGCGCGGTCGCGACGAAGCGCTCAGCCTCCTGCGGGATCATGCTGGAGCGAGCGGTCGGACCGCCGCCCCGAGGCGGACAGTCGCTGGGGGTGGTGAGCTGCTCGGCGCGCAGCGGAGCCAGAGAGCAGCTCCGCTGCGGACACAGCCTCGCAGCGGCCAGACCTGCCCTTCGGCTCTCTCGGCGCGGCGCACCTTCAGCACCGTCGGCACGACGGGGAGCCCGGTCGCACTGGCAGTGAAGCCGACGCCAGGCTTGGACGGCCGCATCGGGCGGCCGACCGTCAGCGCGCCTTCCGCAAATCCCGCCGCGAAGAGAGCCTCGAGACGAGCGAGGGTACGCCTCGGCGCGCGCCTGCGCCTGACCGGAGAGGCATTGCCGGACAGGATCGCCCCGCAGTTGCGCCAAGCCGTACCAATCGGGCCGGCAGCCGGCGCAATCGCGGTCGTGCACCGGAGGGCTGGAGAGAGCGACGTCAGCATGAGCGGGGTATCGGGATACCGCCAATGGTTGGCCGCAAGGATGAGCGGCCTGCGCGCCCCAGCCCGTCGTTCGCTTCCGCAGCCATCGACGCGGGAGAAGCGCCGAGGAGGAGATACGACGCCGCGCAGGGCGAACTCGCGCGCTACTCGCAGCCGCGGCGGCGGCGCAGAAGGAGAGTGCAGCCACCGAGCCGTGCCTCGACAGGCGAGGGCCGCCTGCGCTCGGCACGGAGGCGTGAGCACGCCCTCGGTGCGTCTAGGATCCGTTGCCCGCGGCTGCAGGGGGGTCGCCTGCGCCTCAGGCAATCCCACGGCGAGGGCGCCGAGCGTGGGACGCCCGACCACGCGCTCGGCCTGCGCGCCGCTCTTCCCGATCATGACAACGCGCAATCGTCCCGCGCTTGAGCAGCGTTCCTTCTCCTCTTCATGCACATCAGGCAGGAGCGCCGGCGCGCTGCTGAGCGCTGCAATTGGAAAGCGCCGCCCTCGCGGACGGCGCCGGCGCTCGGCAGCGGCGATGCGGGCTACACGGTGCTCACGGGCTTGATCGCGTTCGTTCGGGCGCGAGCGGCTTCCCGGTCGGTGAAGTAGAGGGCATTGATCTCAATAAACTGCCGCTGATCTTCGGGAACTTCATCCTCAGCGAAGATCGCCGTCACGGGGCAGGCCGGCTCGCAGGCGCCGCAGTCGATACATTCTTCCGGGTGGATATACAGCTGCCGATCGACCCCCTCTTCGTAGTAGATACAATCAACCGGACACACTTCGAGACAGGACTTGTCGAGAGTGTCGATACAGTTCTCCGTAATGACGTACGTCATTTCGCCTCCGAATTCACCCATTGCCCGTCTCAGCCGATAGTGCCTAACAGCAAGGGGATACTGCGAGAGATGCGCAACCGTATCGTACTCGATTGGCACGAGCCCGTCGAGGGCAGGGAGCCAAGGAGAAGGGAGGAGGCATGGCCGACCCGCGCGCGCGCCCGCTCGGCAGCAAGACCCTGCTGACCGTCTCGGACGGCACGCTTCGGATCGGTCCGGAGCGGCTGTTCAAGGGCGTTCCGCTTGCGCAGAGCGCGCCGCTGCTGCATTCCCGCGACGAGAGCGGGCAAGCGCTCCTGCCGATGCGGTCGCTCGTCATCCGGGGGAGCGGACGCCTGATTGTGGTTGATACCGGCTTGGGTCTCCACTCTCCGCTCCGGCCTGCGCCCGGCACGCTCCTGCTCGAGCTTGCCGCCGCGGGGATACGTCCCGACGAGGTGACGGATGTCATCATCAGTCATGCCCACGGCGATCACATTGGGTGGGCGACGATCGAGGAGGAGCGAGGCCGGCGCACCACCTTTCCCAACGCTCGCTATTGGATGTCGGAGACCGAGTTCCGACACTGGACTGAACCGGCCCAGCTGAACGCGGCCGCCGCCGTTCGCGTGCAGCTGCCCGTCATTGCGGCGTCCGGCCAGTTAGAGCTGGTTGAGGGGGAGGCGGAGATCGCGCCAGGCATTCGGCTCGTGCCGACACCCGGGCATACGCCGGGGCATTGCAGCGTGCTGATCACCGATGGGGCTGATGCCGCTCTCTTCACCGGCGATATCTCTCATCATCCGCTGCACTTCGAGAAGCTGAACTGGAACAGCGAATTCGACACCGATCCCGTCCTCGCCTACCGCACACGAGTGCGTGTCCTCGAGCAGGCAGCAGCTGACCGGCTGCTGCTCATCTCCTATCACCATCCGACGCCGTTCGGTCAGGCGGTCTACAACGGCGCCGCCTTCCGCTGGCAGCCAGTTTGAGCGGGCGAAGGATCCGCGGTGAGGCGCCGGAGGGAGACGAGCGGACTACGCCCCCGGAATGTAGCGGAGCAGGAGCGTCTCCTTCATCGCTCGTTCGAGGGCTGCGGCGATCGTCTCGGCGGTGTACTGCGCGGCGGGGACGCGCCGCGCGGGGACGCAGGTTTCGAGAGAATCCCCTCGGAACGGCCACGGCGCGAGCGAAAACAGTCCCGGCGCGAGCGGATAAAGCATGATGTCGCGCTCGCCGTCCTCCGCCGGCGCCGGCGGCAGCTGCTGCGGGCGCGGAGCGGCAGCGAGCGAAGAGAGCGAGAGGATATCCCACACTTGGAGAAGCCGATACAGCCTCCACAGTTCGGGGTCGATGGCAGAAATGCCCAAGCGTTCGCGGAGCCGGTCGCGAAGCCGCGCCTGCTCTCCGAGAAACTGAATCACGGCGCGCTCATCTTCCTCGCTCGCGAGTTCTTTTCTGCCGATGCCCGGCACTAGGCCGAAGCGGCCGTTATACAGCCCTTCGGCATGGAGGCTGACGAGCATCCCGGGAAGGTCGCCTGCCTCGGCCGCGATGGCGATCCCGCGCCGAAAGATCGCAAGGTGCGCCCCGACCGGCATCTGGTAGAACCGATAGGGAAGCCCGGTCGCGCTGTCGATCTGCGGCGCGGCATCCCACGGCTGCCACCCTGCATCGTGAAGGCGCGCTGCCGTAACGGCAGGCATGGGAACCGCTTGAAACGGCGGCGCTCCCCACGCCGCGGCGAGTTCCCCGCAGTGGAGCGCATGGTCATGCTGGAAGATAAGGCGGACCTCATCGCCAAGGTGCTGAACAATCATCTCGCTCTCCTTCCGGGAGGATACTGTTCCGAGCGCTTGACGACAGGGCCGACGCCGTCCTAGTCTCCTTTTCGAGGTTTCGAAGATGGCTGAACGTTCTCTCACAGTTCAGGAGGCTGAGGACCGCTTCATCCTGCACTGGGGCGAGATGGCCCAAGCGTGGGGCATCAATAAGACCATGGGGCAGGTCCATGGGCTGCTCTTCGTCACCGGCCGGGAATGGAGCGCCGAGGAGATCGTGGAGCGGCTTCAGGTCAGCCGCGGCAACGTCTCGGTAACGCTCCGGAATCTCGTCGATTGG comes from Dehalococcoidia bacterium and encodes:
- a CDS encoding PHP domain-containing protein, with translation MLLKVALHAHTVRSDGTLTPNELLRRYAEHGFDVVAITDHDMELTEEELARLTVPDGLLVLRGSEVSYQQLYWQHVGHIWGETKLLRILNHPRRYGMTAEQVARAVKEHRFDAFEITNHGVYCPQYESLLLPRVATDDCHYPEMMNRAWMLVEVKERSGDAVIDAILRGDADVVIRDGPKPAPRQA
- a CDS encoding MBL fold metallo-hydrolase, which gives rise to MADPRARPLGSKTLLTVSDGTLRIGPERLFKGVPLAQSAPLLHSRDESGQALLPMRSLVIRGSGRLIVVDTGLGLHSPLRPAPGTLLLELAAAGIRPDEVTDVIISHAHGDHIGWATIEEERGRRTTFPNARYWMSETEFRHWTEPAQLNAAAAVRVQLPVIAASGQLELVEGEAEIAPGIRLVPTPGHTPGHCSVLITDGADAALFTGDISHHPLHFEKLNWNSEFDTDPVLAYRTRVRVLEQAAADRLLLISYHHPTPFGQAVYNGAAFRWQPV
- a CDS encoding amidohydrolase family protein; the protein is MTRRTRIRCGELIAFDGAEHRLLRNVDLVVRDDRVESIGNAAGPFDAEIDASHRLVSPGFVNLHLHSGSTVATRLVTERRYPSLFNAGYLAFSPRKGATPIGAGERAEIGGRATAVELLKSGCTTVVDLGQGCDPEAMATIFGELGIRAYLAPGFRSGAHVFVDGRLEIEWFPDEGLAALRAAVAFIERHAGRFNGRIQGMLFPYQGDTCTDRLLQETKAAARALGVKMQMHAAQSLYELHEMLRRTGKTTIQHFAEIGFLGPDLILAHCPFITGHPSTGLPGDEDLRLLGAFGVAVCHSPTTLFRRGHLLRSFDRYRAAGVTLALGTDHYPRDMMHEMRLASLMGKVAENDPGAADSLAVFNAATIGGATALGRPDLGRLYPGAKADLLVIDLRRIGAAPLRDPVQDLVLTGIPSDIKLVMIDGRVVCENGVVPGIDEDRLVAELQANAEAIFATIPNWHPTGGTVEEVAPRFLKPMDVYRYTPPA
- a CDS encoding DUF3891 family protein; amino-acid sequence: MIVQHLGDEVRLIFQHDHALHCGELAAAWGAPPFQAVPMPAVTAARLHDAGWQPWDAAPQIDSATGLPYRFYQMPVGAHLAIFRRGIAIAAEAGDLPGMLVSLHAEGLYNGRFGLVPGIGRKELASEEDERAVIQFLGEQARLRDRLRERLGISAIDPELWRLYRLLQVWDILSLSSLAAAPRPQQLPPAPAEDGERDIMLYPLAPGLFSLAPWPFRGDSLETCVPARRVPAAQYTAETIAAALERAMKETLLLRYIPGA
- a CDS encoding TIGR03668 family PPOX class F420-dependent oxidoreductase gives rise to the protein MIPQEAERFVATARVGRLATIGDDGFPYLVPFCYVLYQGALWMPLDAKPKRVPVERLKRVRNLIARPNVGVVIDRWAEDWSQLGYVQIRGIASLVREGEEREAALRLLREKYPQYRMMPEIAVNPTVRITPVAVQVWGHLG
- a CDS encoding ferredoxin family protein is translated as MTYVITENCIDTLDKSCLEVCPVDCIYYEEGVDRQLYIHPEECIDCGACEPACPVTAIFAEDEVPEDQRQFIEINALYFTDREAARARTNAIKPVSTV